From the genome of Deltaproteobacteria bacterium, one region includes:
- a CDS encoding FliI/YscN family ATPase, whose translation MAVSIDFQKYHETLRRLSTVRVHGRVTRVTGLIVEGHGPASSVGSQCLIYPKRSDQPIPAEVVGFRDSRILLMPLGEIRGIGPGSEIVSLEGRAVFSLDESILGRIVDGRGDPLDGGPPVAGRYEYPIYGRTINPLKRARIEQPLALGIRAIDGLLTCARGQRLGIFSGSGVGKSVLLGMIARNTEADVNVIALIGERGREVREFIERDLGEEGLRRSVVVAATSDQPPLIRMRGAFIATTIAEYFRDLGKHVILMVDSITRFSMSQREVGLAVGEPPTTKGYTPTVFNTLPKLMERAGYSDTGGSITGLYAVLVEGDDLNDPIADAARSILDGHIVLSRDLAAQGHYPAIDVLQSVSRLMKETVSEEHRRLASQLIATLAVYRRSEDLINIGAYVAGSNPKIDYAIKMVDPINRFLQQRVDDRVDFEQTLEELRALLKKG comes from the coding sequence ATGGCAGTATCGATCGACTTCCAGAAGTACCACGAGACGCTGAGGAGACTCTCAACGGTGCGGGTCCACGGGAGGGTGACGCGAGTTACCGGCCTAATCGTGGAAGGCCACGGTCCCGCCAGTTCGGTGGGCAGCCAGTGCCTTATCTACCCGAAACGGTCGGATCAGCCCATTCCCGCCGAGGTGGTGGGTTTCAGGGACAGCCGGATCCTCTTGATGCCCCTCGGCGAGATCCGTGGAATCGGCCCTGGGAGTGAAATCGTCAGTCTCGAGGGGAGAGCGGTTTTCAGCCTCGATGAATCGATCCTGGGCAGGATCGTCGACGGGAGAGGAGATCCCCTCGACGGTGGCCCGCCGGTGGCGGGCCGGTATGAATACCCCATCTACGGCAGAACCATAAATCCCCTGAAGCGGGCAAGGATCGAACAACCTCTGGCCTTGGGCATTCGCGCCATAGACGGTCTTCTGACCTGTGCCAGAGGTCAGCGCCTGGGAATATTTTCGGGATCGGGGGTGGGCAAGAGCGTGCTTCTCGGGATGATCGCTCGGAACACCGAGGCGGACGTAAACGTGATTGCCCTCATCGGCGAGAGGGGAAGGGAGGTTCGAGAATTCATCGAGAGAGACCTGGGAGAGGAGGGACTGAGAAGGTCTGTCGTCGTCGCTGCAACGTCCGACCAGCCCCCCCTTATCAGGATGCGGGGTGCTTTCATAGCCACCACCATTGCCGAGTATTTTCGTGACCTGGGCAAACACGTGATTCTCATGGTCGACTCGATCACGAGATTCTCCATGTCACAGCGCGAGGTGGGACTGGCAGTGGGGGAGCCTCCTACCACAAAGGGATATACCCCGACCGTCTTCAACACGCTTCCAAAGCTCATGGAAAGGGCAGGCTATTCGGACACCGGTGGCAGTATCACCGGCCTCTATGCAGTTCTCGTGGAAGGGGACGATCTCAACGACCCCATCGCCGATGCGGCTCGATCCATACTGGACGGTCACATCGTCCTTTCCCGCGATTTAGCCGCGCAGGGGCACTATCCGGCGATCGACGTACTTCAGAGTGTCAGCAGGCTCATGAAGGAGACCGTATCGGAGGAACACAGACGGCTGGCCAGCCAGCTGATTGCCACCCTGGCCGTCTACCGCAGATCGGAAGACCTTATCAACATAGGCGCCTACGTGGCAGGGAGTAACCCGAAGATAGACTATGCAATCAAGATGGTGGATCCCATCAACCGGTTCCTCCAGCAGAGGGTGGACGACCGGGTGGACTTTGAACAGACCTTGGAAGAACTCCGGGCTCTTTTGAAGAAGGGGTAG